A region from the Aliarcobacter thereius LMG 24486 genome encodes:
- a CDS encoding phosphate signaling complex PhoU family protein: MLKPYEDKLIRIKQEIKQISVEVIGSLEFCLKALNEKKIEELSKLEISEKKTLIRSNEIDNIIVGTLALYSPEAKDLRRLVSFLKITNEFVRTTANTKDFAKMFRKSYSNDLDTAIILEYAIPLLKSALLSLQTACLIIDEKEVKQIEQMYQRVAVEESKTDDLYSMVEKNILKLITKNLDLSKEYFDILSSLRRLEKIADRSLSIARLLQFAQIGGDIEQS; encoded by the coding sequence ATGTTAAAACCATATGAAGATAAATTAATTAGAATAAAACAAGAGATAAAACAGATAAGTGTAGAGGTGATTGGTTCTTTAGAGTTTTGTTTAAAAGCTTTAAATGAGAAAAAGATTGAAGAGTTAAGTAAACTTGAAATAAGTGAGAAGAAAACTTTAATAAGATCAAATGAGATTGATAATATTATTGTTGGAACTTTAGCACTTTATTCGCCTGAAGCAAAAGATTTAAGAAGATTAGTATCTTTTTTAAAAATTACAAATGAGTTTGTAAGAACTACTGCAAATACAAAAGATTTTGCAAAAATGTTTAGAAAATCATATTCAAATGATTTAGATACAGCTATAATATTGGAGTATGCAATTCCACTTTTGAAATCAGCATTATTATCTTTGCAAACAGCTTGTTTAATAATAGATGAAAAAGAAGTAAAGCAGATAGAACAAATGTATCAAAGAGTGGCAGTTGAAGAGAGTAAAACGGATGATCTATACTCTATGGTAGAAAAGAATATTTTAAAACTAATCACAAAAAACTTGGATTTATCAAAAGAGTATTTTGATATTTTAAGTTCTTTAAGAAGATTAGAAAAAATAGCAGATAGATCTTTAAGTATTGCAAGGTTATTGCAATTTGCACAAATTGGTGGAGATATTGAACAATCATAA
- the pstB gene encoding phosphate ABC transporter ATP-binding protein PstB has product MNSNNKTKIDVKNLNLYYGSNQALYDINVNLYQNKITALIGPSGCGKSTFLRCINRMNDLINSVKIDGKIVIDKKNIYDKDVDEVSVRKRIGMVFQQPNPFPKSIYDNVSYAPLKHGMVRKGSQCDELVESSLVQAGLWNEVKDKLTTPGTSLSGGQQQRLCIARTIAVKPEVILMDEPTSALDPISTEKIEALMLELKQNYTIITVTHNMQQAARVADYTAFFHLGKLIEYDETETIFVNPSNKKTEDYITGRFG; this is encoded by the coding sequence ATGAATAGTAATAATAAAACAAAAATCGATGTAAAAAATTTAAATTTATACTATGGTTCAAATCAAGCACTTTATGATATTAATGTAAATCTATATCAAAATAAAATCACAGCTTTGATTGGACCTTCTGGATGTGGGAAATCTACATTTTTAAGATGTATAAATAGAATGAATGATTTAATAAATAGTGTAAAAATTGATGGAAAGATTGTAATTGATAAGAAAAATATTTATGATAAAGATGTTGATGAAGTAAGTGTTAGAAAAAGAATAGGAATGGTATTTCAACAGCCAAATCCTTTCCCAAAATCTATTTATGATAATGTTTCTTATGCTCCATTAAAACATGGAATGGTAAGAAAAGGTTCACAATGTGATGAATTAGTTGAAAGTTCTTTAGTTCAAGCTGGACTTTGGAATGAAGTAAAGGACAAACTTACAACTCCAGGAACTTCACTTTCAGGTGGACAGCAACAAAGACTTTGTATTGCAAGAACAATTGCAGTAAAACCAGAAGTTATTTTAATGGATGAACCAACTTCTGCACTAGATCCAATTAGTACAGAGAAGATTGAAGCTTTGATGCTGGAATTAAAACAAAATTATACAATTATAACAGTTACTCACAATATGCAACAAGCAGCTAGAGTTGCTGATTATACAGCATTTTTTCACTTAGGAAAACTAATAGAGTATGATGAAACAGAAACAATTTTTGTTAATCCTAGCAATAAAAAAACAGAAGATTATATTACAGGGAGATTTGGATAA
- the pstA gene encoding phosphate ABC transporter permease PstA, which translates to MIKLKKKNKKQNIFYDPSLKRRHASSKRFKKFTFTSLIFSIAFLAFFLFDMLTKAIPAFNVAYVKVDITFNEKSLDDTRFAVERDFRTIVSRAALRDLPKMIKENPEYMNTTQNLWILANHQVDQYLKKHNNNLKEKEILLVEELKAKSLVKNKFNTIFFTNGDSKIPENAGFLSSIIGSILTLFITMIIAFPIGVMTAIYLEEFAGDNKFTRLIEININNLAAIPSILFGLLGLAIFINLFGMPRSSPLVGGLTLALMTLPIIIVSSRAALRAVPDSIRQAGYGLGLNKIQVTKDHVLPLAFPGIMTGSIIGLAQAMGETAPLIIIGMIAFIPDAPAMVTSAATVMPAQIFTWAGMPEGMYIEKTAAGILVLLSILISLNAVAIYLRKKLEVKW; encoded by the coding sequence ATGATAAAACTAAAAAAGAAAAACAAAAAACAAAATATATTTTATGATCCAAGTCTAAAAAGAAGACATGCTAGTTCTAAAAGATTTAAGAAGTTTACTTTTACTTCTTTAATCTTTTCAATAGCTTTTTTGGCATTTTTCCTTTTTGATATGCTTACAAAAGCTATTCCAGCATTTAATGTAGCTTATGTAAAAGTTGATATTACATTTAATGAGAAATCTTTAGATGATACAAGATTTGCAGTAGAAAGAGATTTTAGAACAATTGTTTCAAGAGCTGCTTTAAGAGATCTTCCTAAAATGATAAAAGAGAATCCAGAATATATGAATACGACTCAGAATTTATGGATTTTAGCAAATCATCAAGTTGATCAATATTTAAAAAAACATAATAATAATTTAAAAGAAAAAGAGATTTTACTTGTTGAAGAGTTAAAAGCAAAATCTTTAGTAAAAAATAAGTTTAATACTATTTTCTTTACAAATGGAGATTCAAAGATACCTGAAAATGCAGGATTCTTATCAAGTATTATAGGATCTATTTTGACTCTATTTATAACTATGATTATTGCATTTCCAATTGGAGTTATGACAGCAATCTATCTTGAAGAGTTTGCAGGAGATAATAAATTTACAAGACTTATTGAAATAAATATAAATAATCTTGCAGCTATTCCATCTATTTTATTTGGACTTTTAGGACTTGCAATATTTATAAATTTATTTGGAATGCCAAGAAGTTCTCCTTTGGTTGGTGGATTAACATTAGCACTTATGACTTTACCAATTATTATTGTAAGTTCAAGAGCTGCTTTAAGAGCTGTCCCAGATAGTATTAGACAAGCTGGATATGGATTGGGTTTAAATAAAATTCAAGTAACAAAAGATCATGTTTTGCCTTTAGCATTTCCAGGAATTATGACAGGATCAATTATTGGTTTAGCACAAGCTATGGGAGAAACTGCACCTTTGATTATTATAGGAATGATTGCATTTATTCCAGATGCACCAGCTATGGTTACAAGTGCAGCAACAGTTATGCCAGCACAAATCTTTACTTGGGCAGGAATGCCTGAAGGAATGTATATAGAAAAAACAGCAGCTGGTATTTTAGTATTGTTATCAATCTTAATATCACTAAATGCAGTTGCAATTTATCTTAGAAAAAAACTTGAAGTAAAATGGTAA
- the mqnP gene encoding menaquinone biosynthesis prenyltransferase MqnP, which yields MKKLIQKIKDFSELVVFTHSVFAFPFIFIAMIVASKELNGTAWFGTELLFLGILAAVTARNFAMGFNRYMDRDIDALNPRTSNRPNVDGRVSPKAMLVFVISNGIAFILVAYFINLLALVLSFPILVILASYSYFKRFSYLAHIILGFSLALAPIAGVVAVSETIPFWVILLSIGVVFWVAGFDLLYSLQDIDVDKELGLHSIPSRFGAEKTMLFSKIFHFITVLFWLLFVIYSNGSYFAYFAVLVSALMLSYEHYLVSKDFKKIDRAFFTVNGYLGIIFFILVLLDCTIL from the coding sequence ATGAAAAAACTAATACAAAAAATAAAAGATTTTAGTGAGTTGGTTGTGTTTACTCACTCTGTTTTTGCATTTCCTTTTATATTTATTGCGATGATTGTTGCATCAAAAGAACTAAATGGAACTGCTTGGTTTGGTACTGAACTTCTATTTTTAGGGATTTTAGCAGCTGTTACAGCAAGAAATTTTGCTATGGGATTTAATCGATATATGGATAGAGATATTGATGCTTTAAATCCAAGAACTTCAAACAGACCAAATGTTGATGGAAGAGTTAGTCCAAAAGCAATGCTTGTTTTTGTAATTTCAAATGGAATAGCATTTATATTAGTTGCATATTTTATAAATCTTTTGGCACTTGTTTTATCTTTCCCTATTCTTGTAATTTTGGCTTCTTATTCATATTTTAAAAGATTTTCATATCTTGCTCATATTATATTAGGATTCTCTTTGGCTTTAGCACCAATTGCAGGAGTTGTTGCTGTTAGTGAAACTATTCCTTTTTGGGTTATTTTGCTTAGTATAGGAGTTGTTTTTTGGGTTGCTGGTTTTGATTTGTTGTATTCTTTGCAAGATATAGATGTAGATAAAGAGTTAGGACTTCACTCTATTCCATCAAGATTTGGTGCAGAAAAAACAATGCTTTTTTCGAAAATATTTCACTTTATCACAGTTCTTTTTTGGCTTTTATTTGTAATTTATTCAAATGGTTCATATTTTGCATATTTTGCTGTATTAGTATCTGCTTTAATGCTCTCTTATGAACACTATTTAGTAAGCAAAGATTTCAAAAAAATAGATAGAGCTTTTTTTACTGTAAATGGATATTTAGGAATAATATTTTTTATTTTAGTTCTTTTAGATTGTACAATTTTATAA
- a CDS encoding phosphate-starvation-inducible PsiE family protein codes for MNNHKERESFHIRHFRKALRRISKYFSTNFEVLVAVIVFATIIIAKYDFYKAIILMLEFIVIMEVIKMISDFIKKETLRLRYVLDIFIIFLVREVIILSTNKNKEHFDILFMLVVISVFFIFRILAIRFSPENERNKEIKDKKISKEEKTEEKTEEIIQDEK; via the coding sequence TTGAACAATCATAAAGAGAGAGAATCTTTTCATATAAGACATTTTAGGAAAGCACTAAGACGAATTTCAAAATATTTTAGTACAAATTTTGAAGTCTTAGTTGCTGTAATAGTTTTTGCAACTATAATTATTGCAAAGTATGATTTTTATAAAGCAATTATTCTGATGTTGGAATTTATTGTTATTATGGAAGTTATAAAGATGATTTCGGATTTTATTAAGAAAGAGACATTAAGGCTTAGATATGTTCTTGATATATTTATTATATTTTTAGTAAGAGAAGTAATTATCTTATCAACAAACAAAAACAAAGAGCATTTTGATATATTGTTTATGCTAGTTGTTATATCTGTATTTTTTATTTTTAGAATCTTAGCAATAAGATTTTCACCAGAAAATGAGAGAAATAAAGAGATAAAAGATAAAAAGATATCAAAAGAAGAGAAAACAGAAGAGAAAACAGAAGAGATAATTCAAGATGAAAAATAA
- the pstC gene encoding phosphate ABC transporter permease subunit PstC, which yields MNIFDTQKKQRELSEKLIKAILIFAATISILTTFGILFSILFEAIEFFKLRSFWYFLTGTTWSPGTANSQFGALPIFAGTFVITVIALAVAIPIGLGSAIYMSEYASPRLRDYLKPMLEILAGIPTVVYGFFAAITVAPLVVKAANFFGLEATFNSALASGVVMGIMIIPLISSLSDDVIKAVPDSQRKAAFALGMTQAETIRNIVIPSALPGIISAFLLALSRALGETMIVVMAAGLRPNLSINPLEDMTTVTVTIVNSLVGDFEFNSPETLSAFALGLALFIVTLILNMISLSLIRKFKEKYKVNTL from the coding sequence TTGAATATCTTTGATACACAAAAAAAACAAAGAGAACTCAGTGAAAAGCTTATAAAAGCAATATTGATTTTTGCAGCTACAATCTCAATCTTAACAACTTTTGGAATTTTATTCTCAATTTTGTTTGAAGCAATAGAGTTCTTCAAATTAAGAAGCTTCTGGTATTTTCTAACTGGAACAACATGGTCACCAGGTACAGCAAATAGCCAGTTTGGAGCATTGCCAATATTTGCTGGAACATTTGTAATCACAGTTATTGCTTTAGCAGTTGCTATTCCTATTGGATTGGGAAGTGCTATATATATGAGTGAATATGCAAGTCCAAGATTAAGGGATTATTTAAAACCTATGCTTGAAATCCTTGCAGGTATTCCAACTGTTGTTTATGGATTTTTTGCAGCAATTACAGTTGCACCTTTGGTTGTAAAAGCAGCAAACTTTTTTGGTCTTGAAGCAACATTTAATTCAGCACTTGCATCTGGAGTTGTTATGGGAATTATGATTATTCCACTTATATCTTCACTTTCAGATGATGTTATAAAAGCAGTACCAGATTCTCAAAGAAAAGCTGCATTTGCTTTAGGTATGACACAAGCTGAAACTATTAGAAATATAGTTATCCCATCAGCATTACCAGGAATTATTTCAGCATTTCTTTTAGCACTTTCAAGAGCTTTAGGAGAAACAATGATTGTTGTTATGGCAGCTGGATTAAGACCAAATTTATCTATAAATCCTCTTGAAGATATGACAACAGTTACAGTTACGATTGTAAACTCTTTAGTTGGAGATTTTGAGTTTAATTCACCAGAAACTTTAAGCGCATTTGCACTTGGACTTGCACTATTTATTGTTACATTGATTTTAAATATGATCTCATTATCTTTAATTAGAAAATTTAAAGAAAAATATAAAGTGAATACATTATGA
- the miaA gene encoding tRNA (adenosine(37)-N6)-dimethylallyltransferase MiaA encodes MIEAAIIGTTASGKTALSLDIANKTNSIILSLDSLCVYKEIDIASAKPTKEERGDIIHFGIDEVFPNENFDVIEFLNLYKKTKRFAEENNKNLIIVGGTGFYLKALKDGLSDGLDKKIELDIPLELAYNLLFSLDENYMKKIESNDRYRVEKAYSIYKQTKLTPSQYFIENPKKALAPNLKIFEIQRDKEELVKRVILRTKQMLKDGLIDETIFLEKRYTRAPNSMKSIGIIEVLEYLDGKIDKKQLEEKIILNTMKLAKRQNTFSNGQFKDKKQSIISSLNSEIVKYFKI; translated from the coding sequence ATGATTGAAGCAGCGATTATAGGAACAACCGCATCTGGAAAAACTGCACTATCTCTTGATATTGCAAATAAAACAAACTCTATAATTTTATCTTTGGACTCTCTTTGTGTATATAAAGAGATAGACATTGCAAGTGCAAAACCAACAAAAGAAGAAAGAGGAGATATTATTCATTTTGGAATAGATGAAGTTTTTCCAAATGAAAATTTTGATGTTATAGAGTTTCTAAATCTTTATAAAAAAACAAAAAGATTTGCAGAAGAAAATAATAAAAACTTAATAATAGTTGGTGGAACTGGGTTTTATTTGAAAGCTTTAAAAGATGGTTTAAGTGATGGCTTAGATAAGAAAATTGAACTAGATATCCCTTTAGAACTTGCATATAATCTCTTATTTTCTTTAGATGAAAACTATATGAAAAAAATTGAATCAAATGATAGATATAGAGTAGAAAAAGCTTACTCAATTTATAAACAAACAAAACTCACTCCATCACAATATTTCATAGAAAATCCTAAAAAAGCTCTAGCTCCAAATCTAAAAATATTTGAGATACAAAGAGATAAAGAAGAGTTAGTTAAAAGAGTAATTTTAAGAACAAAACAGATGTTAAAAGATGGTTTAATAGATGAAACAATTTTCCTAGAAAAGAGATATACAAGAGCTCCAAACTCTATGAAGAGTATTGGAATAATTGAAGTTTTAGAGTATTTAGATGGAAAAATAGATAAAAAACAATTGGAAGAAAAAATCATTTTAAATACTATGAAATTAGCAAAAAGACAAAATACTTTTTCAAATGGTCAATTTAAAGATAAAAAACAGAGTATAATTTCTAGCTTAAATTCAGAGATTGTTAAGTATTTTAAGATATAA
- a CDS encoding response regulator transcription factor has protein sequence MKNKLILIVEDEEDMLELLEYTLQKEGYETIGFLSINENVNKILEEEKIDLILMDRNLPGVEGTSFINSIKKDGYQIPVIYVTAKDKDEDILDGFESYADDYITKPFNIKELCARVKAVIKRTSNESENIKIRDILYKSSNKSFYIDEKRVNLSQLETKLLLEFIKNQNILLSREHLLENIWQDALDKQEKTVNVAIKRLKDKIDPNGKKDYIKAVRGEGYIFC, from the coding sequence ATGAAAAATAAGTTAATTTTAATTGTTGAAGATGAAGAAGATATGTTGGAACTTTTGGAATATACTCTACAAAAAGAAGGATATGAAACTATTGGATTCTTATCAATAAATGAAAATGTAAATAAAATATTAGAAGAAGAAAAAATAGATTTGATTTTAATGGATAGAAATCTTCCAGGAGTTGAGGGAACATCTTTTATAAATAGTATAAAAAAAGATGGTTATCAAATACCTGTTATTTATGTTACAGCAAAAGATAAAGATGAAGATATTTTAGATGGATTTGAATCTTATGCAGATGATTATATTACTAAACCATTCAATATAAAAGAGCTTTGTGCAAGAGTAAAAGCTGTTATAAAAAGAACTTCAAATGAGAGTGAAAATATAAAAATAAGAGATATCTTATATAAATCTTCAAATAAATCTTTTTATATAGATGAAAAAAGAGTAAATTTAAGTCAATTAGAAACAAAGCTTCTTTTGGAATTTATAAAAAATCAAAACATTCTTTTAAGTAGAGAACACCTACTAGAAAATATCTGGCAAGATGCACTTGATAAACAAGAAAAAACTGTAAATGTGGCTATTAAAAGATTGAAAGATAAAATTGATCCAAATGGAAAAAAAGATTATATAAAAGCAGTTCGTGGAGAAGGGTATATTTTTTGTTAA
- a CDS encoding sensor histidine kinase, which translates to MTLSIVIYFWAKSFYINEIEKNLIQNIKVLSILMEKSKDIESVLNLVNNLSSKLEVRVSIIDKNGTVIAESHKKLEEIKENHLNRVEIIQAINFEIGKQTRVSQTLSKEYLYVAKKVFINNEMYILRIADDTSKILDNFIQLSIEIFIYMALFLTISFMISYFISLRIKKEIDSILDFLENLGNSKDNDPFQSNFTYEFNRITKILNKVSSKLQVKAKEKAKYTAKLKFANRQKDDIISAISHEFKNPIAVIKGYSQTLLNDSELPNEMRNKFLNKIIFNSDKLSKIIDKLRLSIKLRDKDSSLDIREFYIKNILENILGDLKVKYKDRKIFLKGENIKVRADETLFTIVISNLMENALKYSFEDVIVEFDENSISIIDKGVGIDITELEKVKKKYYRVSHNNWNNSLGLGLYIVQTIVSLHGFTLEIESKKMEGSKFTIRYI; encoded by the coding sequence GTGACATTGTCAATAGTGATATATTTTTGGGCAAAAAGTTTTTATATAAATGAGATTGAGAAAAATTTAATACAAAATATAAAAGTATTATCAATCTTAATGGAAAAATCAAAAGATATTGAATCTGTATTAAATCTTGTAAATAATTTAAGTTCAAAACTTGAAGTAAGAGTATCAATTATTGATAAAAATGGTACGGTAATTGCTGAAAGTCATAAAAAACTCGAAGAGATAAAAGAGAATCATTTAAATAGAGTTGAAATAATCCAAGCAATAAATTTTGAAATAGGTAAGCAAACAAGAGTTTCACAAACACTTTCAAAAGAGTATTTATATGTTGCAAAAAAAGTTTTTATAAACAATGAAATGTATATTTTAAGAATTGCAGATGATACAAGCAAAATTTTAGATAATTTTATTCAATTATCTATAGAGATTTTTATATATATGGCACTTTTTTTGACTATTAGTTTTATGATTAGTTATTTTATAAGTCTTAGAATAAAAAAAGAGATAGATTCTATTTTAGACTTTTTAGAAAACCTTGGAAACTCTAAAGATAATGATCCTTTTCAATCAAATTTTACATATGAATTTAATAGAATTACGAAAATTTTAAATAAAGTATCATCAAAACTTCAAGTAAAAGCAAAAGAAAAGGCTAAATATACAGCCAAATTGAAATTTGCTAATAGACAAAAAGATGATATTATTTCGGCTATTTCACATGAATTCAAAAATCCAATAGCAGTAATAAAAGGTTATAGTCAAACTCTTCTAAATGATTCAGAACTTCCAAATGAGATGAGAAATAAGTTTTTAAATAAGATTATTTTTAATTCTGATAAATTAAGTAAAATTATTGATAAATTAAGACTAAGTATAAAACTAAGAGATAAAGATAGCAGTTTAGATATTAGAGAATTTTATATTAAAAATATTTTAGAAAATATCTTAGGTGATTTAAAAGTAAAATATAAAGATAGAAAAATATTTTTAAAAGGTGAAAATATCAAAGTAAGAGCAGATGAAACTCTTTTTACAATAGTTATTTCAAATCTTATGGAAAATGCTTTAAAATACTCATTTGAAGATGTTATTGTAGAGTTTGATGAGAATTCAATATCTATAATTGATAAAGGAGTTGGGATAGATATAACAGAGCTTGAAAAGGTTAAAAAGAAATATTATAGAGTTTCACACAATAACTGGAACAACTCTTTAGGATTAGGACTTTATATTGTTCAAACAATTGTAAGCTTACATGGATTTACTTTAGAAATTGAGTCAAAAAAGATGGAAGGTTCTAAGTTTACTATTAGATATATATAA
- a CDS encoding GGDEF domain-containing protein: MRNWNEIIEKLDYAFQPIIYSHTGKICAVEALLRNVQDIPGIGTIDELFDLAFSDEYLYELDLKLREKAINKFAKLEQKNLKLFYNLDNRIIYNKNYSQGNTEKILEKYNLSKDTVVFELSEKGTAIEQNALSSMLQRYKESGYKIAIDDFGIGVSGLKLLYFSEANVIKLDRFFISNIDQDAKKRLFCSSIIDMAHIMGILVVAEGIETEQEFYTCKEIGADYIQGYLVQKPTKDIKEIEKTYEHIVKLIECDKRDNSKNFINDEFIEEIYPLNVHTSLYDLFLHFKRNTEHNFVPIVDEFGYFLGVIYESDIKKISYSQYGLSLAQNKTYSSTLLKYIKPALSVEVTWGVDKILEMYNQNISSSLGIFITSSDKYKGFINLNSLLTLSYRRNIEIAANQNPLTKLPGNNQIEKYINEAFKENFKINTCIIYFDFNDFKPFNDIYGFRQGDRAILMFAELLQKRYQKNAFIAHIGGDDFFVGIKNSLSNDIIELTSLVQDEFENSARNLYSKEDKEKSHIVSKDRFGTIRKFDLLTVSSAIIEINPKSNIDKLDHMLNIVKTQSKGSRNPIFIEL, translated from the coding sequence ATGCGTAATTGGAATGAAATTATTGAGAAGCTTGATTATGCTTTTCAACCAATAATATACTCTCACACAGGTAAAATTTGTGCTGTTGAAGCACTTCTAAGAAATGTACAAGATATCCCAGGAATTGGAACTATTGATGAACTTTTTGATTTAGCTTTTAGTGATGAATATTTATATGAATTAGATTTAAAACTAAGAGAAAAAGCTATAAATAAGTTTGCAAAACTAGAACAAAAAAATCTAAAGCTTTTTTACAATTTAGATAATAGAATAATATATAATAAAAATTACTCTCAGGGAAATACTGAGAAAATTTTAGAAAAATATAATTTAAGTAAGGATACGGTAGTTTTTGAACTTAGTGAAAAAGGTACAGCTATTGAACAAAATGCTCTTTCTTCAATGCTTCAAAGATACAAAGAAAGTGGTTATAAAATTGCAATAGATGATTTTGGAATAGGGGTTTCTGGATTAAAACTTCTATACTTTAGTGAAGCAAATGTTATAAAACTTGATAGATTTTTTATATCAAATATTGATCAAGATGCAAAAAAAAGACTTTTTTGTTCTTCAATAATAGATATGGCTCATATTATGGGAATATTAGTTGTAGCTGAAGGAATAGAAACAGAACAAGAGTTTTATACTTGTAAAGAGATTGGAGCTGATTATATTCAAGGTTATTTAGTTCAAAAACCAACTAAAGATATAAAAGAGATAGAAAAAACTTATGAACATATTGTAAAATTAATAGAGTGTGATAAAAGAGATAATAGTAAGAATTTTATAAATGATGAGTTTATAGAAGAGATTTATCCACTAAATGTGCATACTTCACTCTATGATCTATTTTTGCATTTTAAAAGAAATACAGAACATAATTTTGTACCAATAGTTGATGAATTTGGATATTTCTTAGGAGTTATTTATGAAAGTGATATTAAAAAAATATCTTACTCACAATATGGATTGTCTTTGGCACAGAATAAGACATATTCATCTACATTATTAAAATATATTAAACCAGCTTTGAGTGTTGAAGTAACTTGGGGAGTTGATAAAATATTAGAGATGTATAATCAAAATATAAGTAGCTCTTTGGGTATTTTTATAACTTCATCAGATAAGTATAAAGGGTTTATAAATTTAAATTCTCTTTTAACCTTATCATATAGAAGAAATATTGAGATAGCAGCAAATCAAAATCCCTTAACAAAATTGCCAGGAAATAATCAAATAGAGAAATATATAAATGAAGCATTTAAAGAAAATTTCAAAATAAATACTTGCATAATATATTTTGATTTTAATGATTTTAAGCCTTTTAATGACATTTATGGATTTAGGCAAGGAGATAGAGCAATATTAATGTTTGCAGAACTTTTACAAAAAAGATATCAGAAAAATGCTTTTATTGCTCATATTGGTGGAGATGATTTTTTTGTTGGAATTAAAAATAGTTTATCGAATGATATTATTGAATTAACATCACTTGTACAAGATGAATTTGAAAATAGTGCAAGAAACTTATACTCAAAAGAGGATAAAGAAAAATCACATATTGTTTCAAAAGATAGATTTGGAACTATAAGAAAATTTGATTTATTAACAGTGTCTTCAGCAATAATAGAGATAAATCCAAAATCAAATATTGATAAATTAGATCACATGCTAAACATAGTGAAAACTCAATCAAAAGGCTCACGAAATCCTATTTTTATAGAGCTTTAA
- a CDS encoding substrate-binding domain-containing protein has product MNLKNISLALALSSALATSAVANEQLKIVGSSTVYPFSSLVAEEFGATTKFSTPVVESNGSGGGIKLFCAGADKNTPSIANASRQMKKSEFEVCNSNGVTNISEALIGFDGIAVAQSSNVKSFNLTKTQLALALAKEVPSKDGKSLIANPYKKWSDIDASLPNREIIVYGPPKSSGTRDSFEEMILQSALKKVSAYTDMYKKDEKANKKYKKYSEIRTDGAYVESGENDNLIVQRLTKNEAAVGIFGYSFLIENKDKVVGLSIDNVLPTVDAISSGKYPVARSMYFYIKNDHQKSNSSLKEFTKLFMSEKMIGEEGILTEIGLIPLAKDTRTKARNIVLNSTKLKASDLH; this is encoded by the coding sequence ATGAATTTAAAAAATATATCTTTGGCTCTTGCTCTATCATCAGCTTTAGCTACAAGTGCAGTTGCAAATGAGCAGTTAAAAATAGTTGGTTCTTCAACTGTTTATCCTTTTTCATCTTTAGTTGCTGAGGAGTTTGGTGCTACTACAAAATTCTCAACTCCAGTTGTTGAATCAAATGGAAGTGGTGGAGGAATAAAGTTATTTTGTGCAGGTGCAGATAAAAATACTCCAAGTATTGCAAATGCTTCAAGACAAATGAAGAAGAGTGAATTTGAAGTTTGTAACTCAAATGGTGTTACAAATATTAGTGAAGCTTTAATTGGATTTGATGGAATTGCAGTTGCTCAAAGTTCAAATGTAAAAAGCTTTAATCTAACAAAAACTCAATTAGCACTTGCATTAGCAAAAGAAGTTCCTTCAAAAGATGGAAAATCTTTAATTGCTAATCCATATAAAAAATGGTCAGATATTGATGCAAGTTTACCAAATAGAGAGATTATTGTTTATGGACCACCAAAATCATCAGGAACAAGAGACTCTTTTGAAGAGATGATTTTACAAAGTGCATTAAAAAAAGTTTCAGCTTATACAGATATGTATAAAAAAGATGAAAAAGCAAATAAAAAATATAAAAAATATAGTGAAATTAGAACAGATGGTGCTTATGTTGAATCAGGAGAGAATGATAACTTAATTGTTCAAAGATTAACAAAAAATGAAGCAGCAGTTGGAATCTTTGGTTACTCATTTTTAATTGAGAACAAAGATAAAGTTGTTGGATTAAGTATTGATAATGTTTTACCAACAGTTGATGCTATTTCAAGTGGTAAGTATCCAGTTGCAAGATCAATGTATTTTTATATTAAAAATGACCACCAAAAATCAAATTCATCTTTAAAAGAGTTTACAAAACTATTTATGAGTGAGAAAATGATTGGAGAAGAAGGAATTTTAACAGAAATCGGACTTATTCCTTTAGCAAAAGATACAAGAACAAAAGCTAGAAATATTGTTTTAAATAGTACAAAATTAAAAGCAAGTGATCTACACTAA